The sequence below is a genomic window from bacterium.
AGAGGCTTGTCGCTATAGAGGCGACGAGGAGCATGTTGGTGTATTCGCCGAGGAAGAAAAGGCCGAACCCCATGCCGGTGTACTCGGTGTGGAAACCGGCGGTAAGCTCGCTCTCCGCTTCCGGAAGGTCGAAGGGAGCGCGGTTGGTCTCGGCCATGCCGGTGATGAAGTAGATGCAAAAGCCGATGAAGCCGAAGACGTTGAAGACGAACCAGTGGCCTCCCTGCGCCTCGACGAGGTCGGAGAGCCGAAGGCTTCCCACCCAGAGGACGGCGGAAAGAAGGCTCATCAGAAGAGGTATCTCGTAGGCGATGTTCTGGGCGACGCTTCGTATCGCGCCGAAGAGGGAGTATTTGTTCGCGCTCGACCAGCCCGCGATGAGGATGGCGAGGACGTTCAGGGAGGCCAGAGCGATGATGAAGAGGACTCCAACGTCGAGGTCGTTGACCTGAAGGACTTTGGAGAAGGGGACGACGATAAGGGCGACGATCGGCGGCACGAAGCTGAGGACCGGGGCCAGCTTGAAGAGCTTCGAGTCGGCCTTTTCCGGCACTATGAGCTGTTTGCCCATGAGCTTCAGGCCGTCGATGGCCGTCTGGAGAAGGCCGAAGGGGCCTACCTCGGTGGGGCCGGGGCGTTGCTGGATGCGCCCGCACACCTTCCGCTCCACAAGGACGAGAACGGCGGAGTTGGTGAAGACGTAGAGCACGATCACAATCGCGATGGCGATAATGAAGAGCAGGTTCGGTGAGCTCGCTATCTGCATTTTAGTTCACTCAGCGGTCAATTTCCGGGATGACCAGGTCAAAGCTACCCATGACGGCCACCAGATCGGAAAGAAGGATTCCGCGGGTCAATTCCCTAAGAAGGCTCAAATTGGAATAGGAGGGCGGTCGTATCTTCATGCGGTAGGGGTTTTGCGTCCCTTCGCCGACGAGATAGTAGCCGAGGGCGCCGCGTGCAGCCTCCACCGCCTGATAGACCTCGCCGGAGGTCTTGAGCACCTTTGGAACTTTCGGGGCTATGTAGTCCCCCTCGGGGAGGTTCGCGATAGCCTGCTCGATGATGCGTATCGACTGCTCTATCTCCGCCATGCGAACCCTGTAACGGGCGAGGGCGTCGCACTCGGTGAAGCAGGGGATCTCGAAATCGAACTCGGGGTAGACCGAGTAGGGCTCGACCTTCCTCACGTCGTAGGGCACGCCGCTGCCGCGGATGACCGGGCCGGTGGCGCCGTACTTGAGGGCCATGTCCACGGGTATGTGGCCGACGTTTTCCACGCGCTTTCTGAAGATTACGTTGCCGGTGACAAGATCGTTGTACATCGGCATCTTGGAGCGGAGCCTCTTTACGAAAGCCTTCGTCCCTTCGAGGAACTTGTCGTCCACGTCCCTGCACACGCCGCCAATGCGGAAATAGCTGTAGGTGAGGCGCGCGCCGGTGAGGTCTTCGAGGAGATCGTAGATTATCTCCCTGTCGTCGAAGGCGTAAAGAATCGGAGTGAAAGCGCCGAGGTCGAGAAGGAAGGCGCCGAACCAGAGGAGATGGCTGCTTATCCGGTTCAGCTCCGAGGTCATCGCGCGGATGTATTCGGCGCGTTTCGGGACTTCGAGGCCGAGGAGCTTTTCTACCGCGAGGACGTGGGCGTGGGCGAAGGGCAGCGGGCCCGCGTAGTCCATTCTGCTTACGTTGGCGTAAAAGCCGCGGTGCTCGCGTATCTCGCCCATCTTTTCGTGCATCCGGTGGCCGTAGCCTATAACCGGATCGGCGCTAAGCACGTACTCGCCGTCGCAGTGAAGAACTACCCTGAGCACCCCGTGAGTCGAGGGGTGCTGCG
It includes:
- a CDS encoding NADH-quinone oxidoreductase subunit D; this translates as MIHQADPTQETFVLNMGPQHPSTHGVLRVVLHCDGEYVLSADPVIGYGHRMHEKMGEIREHRGFYANVSRMDYAGPLPFAHAHVLAVEKLLGLEVPKRAEYIRAMTSELNRISSHLLWFGAFLLDLGAFTPILYAFDDREIIYDLLEDLTGARLTYSYFRIGGVCRDVDDKFLEGTKAFVKRLRSKMPMYNDLVTGNVIFRKRVENVGHIPVDMALKYGATGPVIRGSGVPYDVRKVEPYSVYPEFDFEIPCFTECDALARYRVRMAEIEQSIRIIEQAIANLPEGDYIAPKVPKVLKTSGEVYQAVEAARGALGYYLVGEGTQNPYRMKIRPPSYSNLSLLRELTRGILLSDLVAVMGSFDLVIPEIDR
- the nuoH gene encoding NADH-quinone oxidoreductase subunit NuoH, yielding MQIASSPNLLFIIAIAIVIVLYVFTNSAVLVLVERKVCGRIQQRPGPTEVGPFGLLQTAIDGLKLMGKQLIVPEKADSKLFKLAPVLSFVPPIVALIVVPFSKVLQVNDLDVGVLFIIALASLNVLAILIAGWSSANKYSLFGAIRSVAQNIAYEIPLLMSLLSAVLWVGSLRLSDLVEAQGGHWFVFNVFGFIGFCIYFITGMAETNRAPFDLPEAESELTAGFHTEYTGMGFGLFFLGEYTNMLLVASIATSLFLGGYNLPFFTLEGSGILLEGLRLLIFLAKVYFLIIVMIWMRWTFPRVRFDQLLNLCWKYLIPISMVNLAAEAIWIKALGGN